The following coding sequences lie in one Pseudomonas monsensis genomic window:
- the ribA gene encoding GTP cyclohydrolase II, with the protein MPVVFVAASKLPTPFAQFTMHGFLDESTGREHVVLSLGDIADGAPVLGRLHSECLTGDALFSQRCDCGSQLEGALKAIAREGRGVLLYLRQEGRGIGLLNKIRAYELQDGGADTVEANERLGFAADQRDYAMCLPMLEHLGVKSLRLMTNNPRKVKALTDMGITVAERVPLHTGHNPHNKLYLATKASKLDHMMGNEHQGEVDRA; encoded by the coding sequence ACCATGCACGGTTTTCTCGATGAAAGCACCGGGCGCGAGCACGTTGTGCTGAGCCTGGGTGACATTGCCGACGGTGCCCCGGTACTCGGCCGTTTGCACTCCGAATGCCTGACCGGCGACGCCTTGTTCAGCCAGCGTTGCGACTGCGGCTCGCAACTGGAAGGCGCGCTCAAGGCCATCGCCCGTGAAGGTCGTGGCGTGTTGCTGTACCTGCGTCAGGAAGGCCGTGGCATCGGGCTGCTGAACAAGATTCGCGCCTATGAATTGCAGGACGGCGGCGCCGACACCGTTGAAGCCAACGAGCGCCTGGGCTTTGCTGCCGACCAGCGCGACTACGCCATGTGCCTGCCGATGCTCGAGCATCTGGGCGTGAAGTCGCTGCGCCTGATGACCAACAACCCGCGCAAGGTCAAAGCCTTGACCGACATGGGCATCACCGTTGCCGAGCGCGTGCCGCTGCACACTGGGCACAACCCGCACAACAAGCTGTACCTGGCAACCAAGGCCAGCAAACTCGACCACATGATGGGCAACGAGCATCAGGGCGAGGTCGATCGCGCGTGA